In Haliscomenobacter hydrossis DSM 1100, the DNA window TGATTGGTGTTTTGCAATCAGAATCAACGTCTTTAGGGAAACAAATGTCGTATTGGTGAATTGGACGAACCCAGATGGTCTGGTAACAAGTGATCGTGATGGGGCCTTTAACCGTATTTTTGGTCAATGCCCAGCTGCGTACGATTTTGCCATAACCACACTTCAGGTTTTTGGTCACGGTGTAAACGGTATCCAGGTTAGCACAATCGCTACCCGTGGTGATGCTTACGTCACCAAATACTGCTGCAGAAGCTACTTTGTCCTCGATGATGGCCAGGTTTTTCTCATCACAATCAACCGTGATGTCCCATGGAGCCACACAAGTTGGCGCCACTTTATCTTCGATCAGTACATCATTCCAGCAGTAGTTCCAGTTGCTTTCGTCAATATTCTCAGTCTCTGGATCATCCGCAGTGTCAGCGCCCCACAATTCGATGGTTACGCGCTCAGCCAAATCGCAGCAGAAGAAATCAACAGCATCTTGCAGCGGAGTCATGATTTTGCCGCCTTTGGTGGCAAAGAATTCTCCACGGTCAAAAATATCGCCGTCGCCGTTGTTGTCGATACCATCCACTACTTCTTTGCCGTCTACGATCCATTTCCAGTTGGCAGGTGCATCTTTAGGATCATCAAATGGTGCAGCATCAATTTTGTTGTTGCCGTTTGAATCGTATCCTTTCAGGATGAAGCTAGCCGTGCAAGAAGTTGGAACATTGCGACGAACCGCAATCCAAGCCAACTTACAGTTGTCCCAAGAGCCTTCATCGATGTCAGCAGCAGTTACCTGTGCATAGCCATCAACATAGCCATTGGCGTTGCTCAAGCTGATGTGCAGGTCATCATCACACTTCATCACTGGTGCAATTTTGTCCTTCACTTCGAACTCGAAGCACAAGGTAGAGGAATTGTAGCAACCGTCGAAAGCCTCGATTTTCATTACGTGGCGGCCAACAGGTACTCCAATCATCTGGCCATTCATGATGGCATAATCTACTTTTTCCCAGCGGATGCAGCAATCTGATTGAGCATCTCTTTGTTCAGCGCCATTTGCTTGTGGCGTAATACACCAAGGAGTACTTGGTCCTTCATAAACCAAAATACCTTTCACATAACGATCTTTGGTGTACACACTTACGCTGACATTTGCCAGGGTACAGTTGTCTTTGATCTCTACGCCAAAGGCGCTCTTGATACCCACAACAGTTACTGGGAATGCCGCCGTACAATCCATTGGACCCGTGGAGATCACATAAGGTGCATGGTGCTCATAAGTAGCCGTGGGTGCCTGGAAGTCACCAATTTTGATCAGAATGTGGAAGGTATCGACGATTTTACCCGCACACCAGTCAAATACATACAACTCGCGATCGATCTTCACCCCTTTGCCGCCACAAATTGGGAACTCAGTGTCTTTGATCGATACAGAGTAGTTGCACTCCAGTTTGTCCAGGTAAATGCAACGTGGGTTAGAAGATGTGTTGAAGAAGCTACAATGGTAAGGCGTAACATCGTCATGCAGAATCAGGCTCTTGTCAGGTGTACAAGACTGGTACTCAACGACCCAATCGTAGCCGGGAGTGCCCGCAGCAACGCCAGTTTGGCCCGTTACTGGACGGTCAGCAGGACCACCAATGCTAAATACAAAATCATCCAGGTCAGGGCGAGTGAAGAAGATGTCCTGGATGTAGGCATCCGCACGCATGCCGTTGCAATCCGTAGCGACCCATTCGCGCTCGATTTTGGCGTAGTAGCCATCACGCGTAAACTCGATGTCGGTACAAGAGTAGAACACTACTTTGTCCGTCCACTTCAAAGTTACCCGGCAACCGCAGTTGTAGCAGTTGTCTCTGTAATACGCATAACCCAGGTTTTTGTAGTTGTCATCAACCAGGCCGGGAGGATTCAAACCCAACTGGCAATTGTCGCCCGTTCCAGCAACACCTTCGGCGTTGTTGATGGTGCGACCGTCCGTGGCATTGGCTGCAGGACGTGGAGAGCGAAGATCGTCACCTACGTTACCAATGGTGCGTCTTTCGTTCAACACATAGTTGACATCGTAGCAATCCAAAGTGATGTCAGCAGGAGGACAGATCAGCGCAGGTGCAGTTTTGTCTTCAGCGGTTACTTTACCCCAGCAGATGATGTTGCCATCGGGATTGAACAAGCCATACGTCCAGACTCCGGCACAATCAATGACATCGTTATTGGTGGGTTTGTTGTCCATGACCCGAACGTAGGCTCCGGTGCAAGCGTTTCCATCGGAAACCAGATTGCGGGTGAGGGTGAATTGGCAATTGGCATCTAAGGTAACTGTGACATTGTAACAACCGCAGCTAATGGATGCTTCCGTACAAAGTGTTCCATTGTTGGCGAAGTTGTTTACATAACGCTCCGTCCCGGTTCCATCCGAAACCGTGTTGCTGTAATCACCCGCGCCCATACCGGGAGCAGCAGAGTTGGGATCAGAACCATTGTTGAAGAGGCGAATACCCTCTATACAACCACCACCGGGTAGGGTAAAATGGAAAATCAATTTCTCCTGTCCAGCGATAAAGTTGACCGGGGCACCTAAAGAACCCACACCGTGAAAGTCACTACCGGGGGCAGCAGCAGGGGCAAAGGCATTGGAGTTGTCGTCCCAAGCGCCCGCTTCTACACTGGTAATCACTAGATCGGCATTGGGAACCGATGCGGGTACTACAATGGAAATTTGCGAGGGGCCCCAGAAGAAGGTCGCATTACTCGTGGAAGGTAATGCGTACACCTCATAACGCGTGTTGGGGATGCTGTACCGAACAGTCAATTGTAAGTTTTGAGCTGTAGCACTTATCCCTAAAAACAGAAATAACAAACAGCTAAAAAGATGTATATTCTTTTTCATTTTAAGAGATTTCAATGGCGTTTGAAAACTGGGCTGGCAAGAATGATTTGCCAGCCCTTAATGAGATGATCTTATGGAAGTTGCTCTATGAAGAGGTCATAGTTGTACAAATCCAGCGTATTCAAGGTGTAATTGGTAATCATATTGGTAAAGATGAAGGTCGGATCATTGTTGGTTCCTTGGTACTTCACTTTACCGTCCATGTTGATGTCACCGTAGAAATAGCCGAATCCCTGATCGAAGTTGTACGTTCCAGTTGCATTGGGGTGCCCAAGTACCTGGTTCAGCACACTGGAGTTATCACTATTTGTACCTTGGTACTTCACTTTAGTATCAGCATTGGCGTTGCCAGCCCAAAGTGCACGTATGCTGCCAATAGTGATCATTTCTGCTCCATCGTAACCGTTCTTGTTGTAGAGATTTGCATTGGACATGGTGGTAAAATCAACCGTTGTGCCTGCAAACGTCAATGTGCGAACAGTCTCAGTCATCGCCCCCAAATGGTTGCGGTGTTTAACCGCGATGAAATAGCCATTCCCCGCTGCGCCATTGATGGTCAATGGCGAAGTGCCATCGATTGGACTGACCACATCCCCGTCGCGCTGTACCAAGGCAACCCGGGTTTCAACTACCGTAGCGGAGTTGGCAGCACTGCGCAATTCAATGAACACCCAGTCTACAATGGCGTTGTTGGTTCCAGCATTGGCATTCAGTACGGTATTAGTCGTACTTGCGGCAGCACCACTACCCGCATGGGCAAAACGTGGATTGCCAGAAGTAGTATAAGGGTCATTGAGCGGAAGGTAATTGCCTGCACGTAAGTCATCACGCATGATGCCCGTATTACCTGTGCCAAACAAGGCACCTTGAAGCAGAACTTTTACCAACAATTTAGCTTGTTGGTCATCATTTGCACTACCTACAACAGGGTTTGTACCATTGGTTGTTTCCTGGCCGTCGCTCACTCCTCCATTGTCACTATCCGTATCCATTGGGTTGGTTGAACCTTTGCCCGCAAGTGGCCCGGTAGCATTTACTTCCACTCCATCGCTCAAACCATCAGCATCACTATCGGCGTTATTTGGGTTGGTTTCACCACTTCCCGTAGTGCTGCTGTTGCCGATGACAGGATTGTCTTGCTTGCCATTAAAATTGGGATCTTCAACCCCGTCATTCAAGCCGTCGTTGTCGCTGTCATTATCGGTAGGATCAGTAGTGGTACTTGGATCCGCATCCGGAACATAGTTAGGGCTGCTTGGATTGGTACCCATAGCAGGGCCCGCACCATCAGGGTCGGGTACAGGAGTGTTTATACCCAATTCAGTACCGTCGTTGATGCCATCGTTATCGGTATCTGGGTCGTTTGGATCCGTCCCTGCGGTAGCTTCGGCGCCATCTGACACGCCGTCGTCATCGCTGTCGGCATCATTCGGGTTGGGATCTGCGGGGCCAGACAACCCATCATTGTCTGGATCGTTGTCGCGGTAATCCAAATCCCCGCCAGTATTTACATCAATGTCAGTGTCTATGAGGGCAGTTTTAGGTGAGGAAATACCTGCATTAACGGGTCCAAAAATTGAGTCGTCGCTGTCCACCGCATTATCCAAACCGTCGTTGTCGGTATCCGTTCCGGTTAGGGCAGGCAATCCACTTTCAGCTGCATCCAAACCGTCTTCATTATCCGCGTTGGTATCCAGGTAATCGGGGCTATCTGTACCATCAGTATTGACCGGAGTAAGTCCAGCATTTCCTGCGCCTTCATAGGCGTTGTCCAAGCCATCACCATCACTATCGCTACCACTTGGAACCACATAGCCCAGGGTAGTTTGTGCTTCGATGTTGTCTGGAATACCATCGTTGTCGCTATCAAGATCGAGGGAATTTTTGATGCCATCGGTGTCGCCGTTGGCGGCAGCATCTTCTACGCTATCGAGAATTCCGTCATTGTCGTCATCAATGTCAACATTATCGGTTACCCCATCGCCATCGGTATCTGAAAAGCAAGTGGTGCCGATGTTGTTGTAATTGCCGATGTAAACATCCGCAACGTTCCCGTTGTCAATGGTGTTGGCGAAGTCACCGCCGCCCATCCCTGGCGCAGCAGAGTTAGGATCGGTTCCGTTGATGAAAAGGCGTAAGCCCGGTGTACAGGCCCCACCGGGTAGGCTAAAATAAAAAATAAGCACTTCCTGTCCACTGGTAAAATCAACCGAGGAGCCCAGCGAACCTACGCCGTGGAAGTCATGCGCCGGATCGGCGGTTGGAACGTAAACGCGTGAATTGTCCAACCAGGCACCAGCATTCACACTATTGATTGTAAACGCAGTATTGGAAATCGACGGTGGCACCACGATCGTGATCTGTGAAGGGCCCCAGGTAAAAGCCGGATTGGTAGCATCCGGGCGGGCATAGACCTCGTATCGCGCTAAGGGGATGTTGTAACGCAGGGTCAGTTCGATGTTTTGCCCGACCAAGGCCCCTCCAAGCAACATTAGCCCCAAAAATGCTAGAAGTTGTAAAGATCGTCTCATGATAATACAGATTTGGATTTTGGATAAAGGGGCGCCCAATCTCAATGGGCGCCCGGGTCTTGATTTGGTTTATGGAATTTGTTCAGCAAACAAGTCGTAGTTGTATAGGTCTAAGCCATTCAAGGTATAAGCAGTGATTACATTGAAGAAAATAAAGCTCGGATCACTGGCGCTGCCTTGATACTTGACTTTACCATCCATGTTGATGTCACCAGAGAAATAGCCAATGCCAAAGTCGAAGTTGTAGAACACATTGCCGTTATCAGGATGGTTCAAGACCTGAAACAGGATGGTAGCGTTATCGCTTAGGGTACCCTGGTATTTTACTTTGTTGTTGCCATTGGCGTTACCCGCCCAAAGTGCCTTGACACTACCAACGGTAACCATTTCAGCACCTTCATACCCAGCCTGGTTGTACACATCAGCCGAAGACATGGTCGTAAAATCGATGATGGTGCCCTGAGTCGTAAGTTGGTGGGCTGCCGCAGTCATGGCACCTAAATGATTGCGATGCTTAACCGCGATGTAGTAATTATTGCCTGCCAAACCAGCAAAAGCCAGCGGAGATGTGCCATCCGTGGGAGAAACGACATCACCATCTCGTTGCAACAAGCCCACTTTGGTTTCCAAAATCAAGCTGGCATTGCTGCTGCTGCGCAACTCCACAAAGACCCAATCTACAATTGCATCATTGCTTCCTGCATTGGCGCTGAGTACAGCAGGAATAGTACTTGCCCCTACTCCACTGCCATAATGTGCAAAACGTACATTGCCCGTTGTTGTATAAGGATCATTAAGCGGAATGTGATTGCCTGTTCGCAAATCGTCACGCATAATGCCTGGCGTAGGCGTATTGAATAAGGCACCTTGCAACATAACCTTCAGGCGCAAATGTGCATCCGTATTTGGTTCAAGGTAATCTGGAACATTGTTCGTGTTTCCGTCTGGCAAAGTAGGGCTACTGGCATCGCCATAACTGGCTGGTGCGCCATCCACAACCTGAGCAATACCATCGTCATCGGTATCACTTGAATTATCGATCTGACCATCTTGATTGGTGTCCAGCGTATTTGAATTCGGGATGCCACTTTCCGCTAAATCGGTCAAACCATCGCCATCCGCATCAAGGTCATATGGGTTGGGCTTGGTGTCGTTATCTGAGTTGGGGGGGGTAACTCCTCCTGCCGCAACGCTTGGCACACCATTGGCATCAACTGTAGGATTGGCTCCAGTGCCAGCAATGCCATTGTTGTCGGGATCGCTTACTCCTGCTTCAACTACGTCATTGATGCCATCATTGTCACTATCCAAATCGAGGCGATTGGGCAGTCCATCATTGTCCGTATCCGTACTCTCTTGAGCATCTTCTACTGTATCCAGAATACCGTCGTTGTCGTCGTCCAGATCCGTGGCGTTGGGTTGGCCGTCGCCGTCATTGTCACAGGCTGCCGAGCTCGCGTTCGGATCACAGGAATTCAGTGGATCACTCGTACCAACTGGCGTTAAAACAGTCGATGGGTCGTTGACGTTGTTTTTTTCTTCATTATCGGTTAGTCCATCGCCGTCCGTGTCCGCATCAGCTGGATCAGTTTCGGTAGGATCAACAATGCCATCTTGGTCAGCGTCCTCTACTCCGTCAGCGAGGCCGTCGTCGTCCGTATCAGGATCAGCTGGATCCGTTTCTCCGACATCCACTACCCCATTTTTGTTGGTATCTTCGATGCCATCGGGGATGTTATCGTTGTCTGTGTCAGCATCACCTGGATCCGTTTCGCCCGGGTCAACTACACCGTCTTTGTCCGTATCTTCAATGCCATCCGCAATATTGTCGTTGTCCGTGTCAGGATCGGTAGGATCAGTTTCTCCTGGATCAACCACTCCGTCGTGGTCCGTATCTTCGACGCCATCAGGAATGTTGTCTCCGTCAGCATCGGTGTCATAGGGGTCAGCGCCTGCGGTGCCATCACTGTTTGGTGGGGTTAAACCACCACCTGTAGGGATGCCATTGGCGTCTACCGTCGGAGTGCCCGTGCCTATAATTCCATCGTTGTCTGGGTCACTGCCGTTTGCTTCGATTACATCGTTGATGCCATCACCGTCGGAGTCCAAATCCAGACGGTTGGGGGTGCCATCGCCATCACAATCGGCGTCAGTGCCACCTACCGCTACGGTAGTGCCGCAGGAGGAAGCATCTTCCACAGCATCCACAATACCGTCGTTGTCGTCGTCCAGATCCGTGGCGTTGGGTTGGCCGTCGCCGTCATTGTCACAGGCTGCCGAGCTCGCGTTCGGATCACAGGAGTTCAATGGATCACTCGTACCAACTGGCGTAAAAACTGTCGATGGATCGTTGACGTTGTTTTGCTCTTCGCCATCTGTCAAGCCATCGTTGTCCGTATCCGCATCTACTGGATCGGTTTCGGTTGGGTCAACAATGCCATCCTGGTCGGCGTCCTCTACGCCGTCGTTGAGGCCGTCGTCGTCCGTATCCATGTCGCTTGGGTCACTTTCTCCTGGATCAACCACTCCGTCGAGGTCGGTATCTTCTACACCATCAGGGATGTTGTCGTTATCGGTATCCGGATCAGCAGGATCAGTTTCCCCTGGGTCAACCACTCCGTCGTGGTCGGTGTCTTCCACT includes these proteins:
- a CDS encoding T9SS type A sorting domain-containing protein, which gives rise to MKKNIHLFSCLLFLFLGISATAQNLQLTVRYSIPNTRYEVYALPSTSNATFFWGPSQISIVVPASVPNADLVITSVEAGAWDDNSNAFAPAAAPGSDFHGVGSLGAPVNFIAGQEKLIFHFTLPGGGCIEGIRLFNNGSDPNSAAPGMGAGDYSNTVSDGTGTERYVNNFANNGTLCTEASISCGCYNVTVTLDANCQFTLTRNLVSDGNACTGAYVRVMDNKPTNNDVIDCAGVWTYGLFNPDGNIICWGKVTAEDKTAPALICPPADITLDCYDVNYVLNERRTIGNVGDDLRSPRPAANATDGRTINNAEGVAGTGDNCQLGLNPPGLVDDNYKNLGYAYYRDNCYNCGCRVTLKWTDKVVFYSCTDIEFTRDGYYAKIEREWVATDCNGMRADAYIQDIFFTRPDLDDFVFSIGGPADRPVTGQTGVAAGTPGYDWVVEYQSCTPDKSLILHDDVTPYHCSFFNTSSNPRCIYLDKLECNYSVSIKDTEFPICGGKGVKIDRELYVFDWCAGKIVDTFHILIKIGDFQAPTATYEHHAPYVISTGPMDCTAAFPVTVVGIKSAFGVEIKDNCTLANVSVSVYTKDRYVKGILVYEGPSTPWCITPQANGAEQRDAQSDCCIRWEKVDYAIMNGQMIGVPVGRHVMKIEAFDGCYNSSTLCFEFEVKDKIAPVMKCDDDLHISLSNANGYVDGYAQVTAADIDEGSWDNCKLAWIAVRRNVPTSCTASFILKGYDSNGNNKIDAAPFDDPKDAPANWKWIVDGKEVVDGIDNNGDGDIFDRGEFFATKGGKIMTPLQDAVDFFCCDLAERVTIELWGADTADDPETENIDESNWNYCWNDVLIEDKVAPTCVAPWDITVDCDEKNLAIIEDKVASAAVFGDVSITTGSDCANLDTVYTVTKNLKCGYGKIVRSWALTKNTVKGPITITCYQTIWVRPIHQYDICFPKDVDSDCKTPIIDTVLTDELSCDILAVNITDKRYDASDDECYKIFRTYTVINWCAYDDRCGDPMAEGSVYVVDRGLWGNYGKNPIYMLVRDRDRDLNEEFWLSKDLTPNNGDDIYVRGDGNYGGYSSLGSSVTVSSGLMPFCKPEIYAHPYDYFQDWEYYHSFMYTQIIKVYDEVAPVVTAPRDTFCIREGADCLADVTITVAATDNCTDKVTLETQYLMVAPGQTTNAGSMILYSTPRWVTKDLGNGQFEITVKNLPVGTHDLIVVVRDECGNLSKATRIPFVVADCKGPAPICINGLSTELMPNGTGGGMMAVWASDFVASDIYDCYGQGETKNGLKLVTKYSINRVGDPVIATQTGIDLDCDDVGAPVLVELHAWDEQGNDDFCITFIEVQDNRSVCVPGNGSNFGEISGVITTDDLEPVLGASVDISGAAQLNQNTNAIGGFAFKNLTKDNDYTVAAQMDKEHLNGVSTFDLVLIQKHILGVKALDNPYRLIAADVNNSKTISTIDMIQIRKLILNIDNKFANVASWKFVDATYQFPNATSPWSEVFPEVVNINDLTGKVKADFIAIKMGDVNGNASATGAVATEIRGGKDMILFAEEQQLNAGQTYAVAIRAQDLSELQGFQFTLQVGDRAEILGLEYGAMKAEHFGLFQKEGTITTSFVQASLVGAPANDAVLFTLKLKAHATTLLSKVLEINSRMTHEEAYNQNDEVMGVVLSFDNAAIDDRAVLRQNTPNPFADETSIGFYLPRATRAKLTIRDVKGALIYQVEGNYTKGNNQVILKQEQLRASGMVYYTLQTNDFTDTKKMVLLNK